A stretch of the Conger conger chromosome 3, fConCon1.1, whole genome shotgun sequence genome encodes the following:
- the mstnb gene encoding growth/differentiation factor 8, whose translation MHLMQFLVYLSFWVVFGPVGLGDIAAHKPVTTEDIEQCSTCEFRQHSKLMRLHTIKSQILSKLRLKQAPNISRDVVKQLLPKAPPLQQLLDQYDVLADDNKDGIIDEDDHATTETIMAMGTEPDQIVQVDKKPRCCFFSFSPKIQSNRIVKAQLWVHLRPPDEATTVFLQISRLKPVTDGNRHIRIRSLKIDVNAGTSSWQSIDVKQVLLVWLRQPETNWGIEINAFDTKGNDLVVTSAEPGEEGLQPFMEVKISDHPKRSRRDSGLDCEENSPESRCCRYPLTVDFEDFGWDWIIAPKRYKANYCSGECEYMHLQKYPHTHLVNKANPRGTAGPCCTPTKMSPINMLYFNRKEQIIYGKIPSMVVDRCGCS comes from the exons ATGCATCTAATGCAGTTTCTGGTGTACCTGAGTTTCTGGGTTGTGTTTGGTCCAGTGGGTCTGGGGGATATTGCTGCGCACAAACCTGTCACGACGGAGGACATCGAGCAGTGTTCGACGTGCGAGTTTAGACAACACAGCAAGCTTATGAGGCTGCATACAATCAAGTCACAAATTCTCAGTAAACTTCGTCTTAAGCAGGCCCCCAATATCAGCCGCGACGTGGTCAAACAGCTCTTACCAAAAGCGCCCCCATTGCAGCAACTTCTGGACCAGTACGATGTTCTTGCGGATGACAATAAAGATGGAATCATAGACGAGGATGATCACGCCACTACCGAAACTATCATGGCCATGGGTACAGAGC CCGACCAAATCGTCCAAGTGGATAAGAAACCGAGATGTTGCTTTTTCTCCTTCAGCCCGAAGATTCAAAGTAACCGCATCGTTAAAGCACAGCTTTGGGTGCACCTTCGGCCGCCCGACGAAGCCACAACGGTATTCCTGCAAATCTCTCGTCTAAAACCAGTTACTGACGGGAACAGGCATATAAGAATCCGCTCTCTGAAGATTGACGTAAATGCAGGGACCAGCTCTTGGCAGAGCATAGACGTGAAACAAGTACTTTTAGTCTGGTTGAGGCAGCCGGAGACCAACTGGGGCATTGAGATCAATGCTTTCGACACGAAAGGAAATGACTTGGTTGTTACCTCTGCGGAACCTGGCGAGGAGGGACTG CAACCATTCATGGAAGTGAAAATTTCCGACCACCCCAAACGATCCAGACGGGACTCTGGCCTGGACTGCGAGGAGAATTCCCCGGAGTCGCGGTGCTGCCGTTACCCCCTCACAGTGGACTTTGAGGACTTTGGCTGGGATTGGATTATTGCCCCGAAACGCTACAAGGCCAACTATTGTTCTGGAGAGTGTGAGTACATGCACCTGCAGAAGtacccacacacccacctggTGAACAAGGCCAACCCCCGGGGCACCGCTGGGCCCTGCTGCACCCCGACCAAGATGTCCCCCATCAACATGCTGTACTTCAACCGGAAGGAACAGATAATCTACGGGAAAATCCCCTCCATGGTGGTGGATCGCTGCGGCTGCTCCTGA